From the genome of Anopheles moucheti chromosome 3, idAnoMoucSN_F20_07, whole genome shotgun sequence, one region includes:
- the LOC128302883 gene encoding DNA translocase FtsK-like: MRSLVSGSNLLSILTLILIGICYGIPVLKSAPGIEILPAAFSNGNGPNYIVVDDGNGPSLPGPVTAERSQFLVEITTQQPIGNQPAPQQIQPQQPLQIRYQLPQPLHQQVQYEQLQPQPIQYQQPQPVVYQQPRQLQYQRTTYQPQPTAYYSQQPVQYVQPVYAYSPYNNQPVRAVSTRPDAQSSTPGFFDTIARVFGLNSGSSSRSTGPSRTSSSALGFLGSALG; this comes from the exons ATGCGTTCTCTCGTGAGCGGAAGCAATCTTTTGTCCATACTCACCTTGATACTCATTGGGATTTGCTATGGTATTCCGGTTTTGAAATCGGCACCGGGCATAGAAATTCTTCCGGCAG CGTTTTCTAATGGAAATGGACCAAATTACATCGTAGTGGATGATGGTAACG GACCATCGTTACCCGGACCAGTGACAGCAGAACGATCGCAATTTCTAGTTGAAATTACGACACAGCAACCAATTGGAAATCAACCAGCACCCCAACAAATCCAGCCTCAGCAACCACTACAGATCCGGTACCAACTACCTCAGCCACTGCACCAACAAGTTCAGTATGAACAACTACAGCCTCAGCCAATTCAGTATCAACAACCGCAGCCAGTGGTTTATCAACAGCCTCGACAACTTCAGTACCAACGAACAACATATCAGCCACAACCGACGGCCTACTATTCGCAGCAACCTGTGCAGTACGTACAACCTGTGTATGCGTACTCACCTTACAATAATCAGCCAGTCCGCGCAGTTAGCACCCGACCGGATGCGCAATCTTCAACACCCG GATTTTTCGACACAATCGCTCGTGTATTCGGACTTAACTCTGGCAGTAGCTCAAGAAGCACGGGGCCTTCTAGGACCTCTTCGTCTGCATTGGGATTCTTGGGCAGTGCTTTAGGGTGA
- the LOC128301628 gene encoding titin homolog isoform X2, translating to MFAMSMSKPCCKNPKNLFCFVCGLYILSHHKRSIMTRPLLEAYEAHFKVRTSKEHYLQGPPSVCNVCNNALMRWKNGMSPKPELPFGIPMLWSPPTDHETDCYFCLTRTAPFKDSKYGRMMQSMAPVEYPTVRSAVRPKLFSTRAALVSHSPPAVAKTEKDDSSVNLIRTYPGQVKLRNPATVMQVERRNLPGQNVVPSVQSSPSVVSTSTLKRKVDSGLCVSYGMTKVRLRNSEPIVLDKCTKLLPSNPSAIISRPLTPSSQNAPRILNVFSLNKDAANCETNSSIPPAKEPDQPQIKIEVVDDEEEPVVPNKQMKLQPINGALLKIETIKQEKVPTIVQPKASKEIPAIKTIKIIPSLAVKQPVDMAASPKPATFVATQTNKATPEQQQKTSQVTPAKYCFINMKDLPSSSASTNERTIKIISPAISQQLTDTEQPPTLNAASAIVSSSSKVVTPEQDDIPHRISQSELILLLRELELPKEKSAVLIDRLKRWNLLAVEMVGTNRARTIEQTTTQPTTVTPVSPTSSSPPPPPPPPSQEQGQLKQPETVAPLANMKDILVHNTRAANRQSAPPIIISNSTHRPKVSTASKQDNGGKPNSSMMVLVKGEQRRHTTVAGAEKATITLPPRGTITTRSAASALVKQNVTTPKVK from the exons ATGTTCGCCATGTCCATGTCGAAGCCCTGTTgtaaaaacccaaaaaatcTGTTCTGCTTCGTGTGCGGCCTGTACATACTGTCGCACCATAAGCGATCGATCATGACGCGCCCTCTACTGGAAGCGTACGAGGCACACTTTAAGGTGCGAACTAGCAAGGAACACTATTTGCAAGGACCACCGTCGGTTTGTAACGTCTGCAATAATGCACTGATGCGTTGGAAGAACGGCATGAGTCCGAAACCGGAGCTTCCGTTCGGCATACCGATGCTGTGGAGTCCTCCCACAGATCACGAAACGGATTGTTACTTTTGTTTGACACGCACAGCACCATTTAAGGATTCGAAGTATGGAAGAATGATGCAATCAATGGCTCCGGTTGAGTATCCGACAGTGAGGTCGGCCGTCAGGCCAAAACTCTTTTCTACTCGGGCAGCACTTGTATCTCATTCACCGCCAGCAGTAGCCAAGACAGAAAAGGATGACAGTTCAGTCAATTTAATACGCACGTACCCAGGACAAGTTAAACTAAGGAACCCGGCAACTGTAATGCAGGTAGAACGACGCAATCTTCCGGGGCAAAACGTTGTTCCCAGCGTGCAGTCCAGCCCATCCGTCGTCAGTACGAGTACGTTGAAACGTAAGGTCGATTCGGGCCTCTGTGTGTCGTATGGTATGACGAAGGTTCGGCTGCGTAATTCCGAACCAATTGTGCTCGACAAGTGCACAAAGCTACTGCCATCGAACCCGTCAGCGATCATAAGCCGGCCGCTGACGCCCAGCAGCCAGAACGCACCCAGAATACTGAACGTGTTCTCACTGAACAAAGATGCTGCGAATTGCG AAACAAATTCATCAATTCCACCCGCGAAGGAACCGGATCAACCACAAATCAAAATTGAAGTTGTTGACGATGAAGAAGAACCGGTGgtcccaaacaaacaaatgaaactgCAACCGATCAATGGTGCATTATTGAAGATTGAAACAATCAAGCAAGAGAAAGTACCGACGATAGTCCAACCGAAGGCTTCAAAGGAAATTCCAGCAATTAAG ACGATCAAAATCATACCGTCCCTCGCCGTCAAACAGCCGGTAGATATGGCCGCTTCACCGAAACCAGCCACCTTTGTTGCCACACAGaccaacaaagcaacacccgaacagcaacaaaaaacttcACAGGTTACCCCGGCGAAATATTGCTTCATTAACATGAAAGATCTGCCATCCTCTTCCGCAAGTACCAATGAAAGGACCATTAAAATTATATCGCCTGCCATCAGTCAACAACTGACCGATACAGAGCAACCACCTACATTGAATGCAGCGTCTGCTATCGTATCATCCAGCAGCAAGGTAGTAACGCCCGAGCAGGATGATATTCCACATCGCATCTCCCAATCGGAGCTGATACTATTGCTGCGCGAATTGGAGCTGCCGAAGGAAAAATCGGCCGTTCTGATCGATCGGCTGAAGCGATGGAATTTGCTGGCGGTCGAGATGGTGGGTACGAACCGTGCACGAACAATCGAGCAAACAACAACTCAACCAACTACCGTCACACCGGTATCGCCAACATCatcttcaccaccaccaccaccaccaccaccatcgcagGAACAGGGTCAACTGAAACAGCCAGAAACCGTGGCCCCGCTGGCCAATATGAAGGACATTCTGGTTCACAATACACGAGCAGCAAACAGGCAGTCCGCTCCACCGATAATAATCAGCAATTCCACGCACCGGCCCAAAGTCTCCACCGCAAGCAAACAGGACAACGGAGGTAAACCCAACTCGTCCATGATGGTCTTGGTAAAGGGCGAGCAACGACGGCACACTACTGTAGCTGGAGCGGAAAAGGCAACTATTACCCTACCGCCACGGGGTACCATCACGACTCGCAGTGCAGCGAGTGCACTGGTAAAGCAGAACGTTACCACGCCGAAGGTAAAATGA
- the LOC128301628 gene encoding histone-lysine N-methyltransferase trr-like isoform X1 — protein sequence MFAMSMSKPCCKNPKNLFCFVCGLYILSHHKRSIMTRPLLEAYEAHFKVRTSKEHYLQGPPSVCNVCNNALMRWKNGMSPKPELPFGIPMLWSPPTDHETDCYFCLTRTAPFKDSKYGRMMQSMAPVEYPTVRSAVRPKLFSTRAALVSHSPPAVAKTEKDDSSVNLIRTYPGQVKLRNPATVMQVERRNLPGQNVVPSVQSSPSVVSTSTLKRKVDSGLCVSYGMTKVRLRNSEPIVLDKCTKLLPSNPSAIISRPLTPSSQNAPRILNVFSLNKDAANCETNSSIPPAKEPDQPQIKIEVVDDEEEPVVPNKQMKLQPINGALLKIETIKQEKVPTIVQPKASKEIPAIKVIKIAPGIAFPTKTEQTEQNRFIPLRPVRCYNMKNLSTANTGEKTIKIIPSLAVKQPVDMAASPKPATFVATQTNKATPEQQQKTSQVTPAKYCFINMKDLPSSSASTNERTIKIISPAISQQLTDTEQPPTLNAASAIVSSSSKVVTPEQDDIPHRISQSELILLLRELELPKEKSAVLIDRLKRWNLLAVEMVGTNRARTIEQTTTQPTTVTPVSPTSSSPPPPPPPPSQEQGQLKQPETVAPLANMKDILVHNTRAANRQSAPPIIISNSTHRPKVSTASKQDNGGKPNSSMMVLVKGEQRRHTTVAGAEKATITLPPRGTITTRSAASALVKQNVTTPKVK from the exons ATGTTCGCCATGTCCATGTCGAAGCCCTGTTgtaaaaacccaaaaaatcTGTTCTGCTTCGTGTGCGGCCTGTACATACTGTCGCACCATAAGCGATCGATCATGACGCGCCCTCTACTGGAAGCGTACGAGGCACACTTTAAGGTGCGAACTAGCAAGGAACACTATTTGCAAGGACCACCGTCGGTTTGTAACGTCTGCAATAATGCACTGATGCGTTGGAAGAACGGCATGAGTCCGAAACCGGAGCTTCCGTTCGGCATACCGATGCTGTGGAGTCCTCCCACAGATCACGAAACGGATTGTTACTTTTGTTTGACACGCACAGCACCATTTAAGGATTCGAAGTATGGAAGAATGATGCAATCAATGGCTCCGGTTGAGTATCCGACAGTGAGGTCGGCCGTCAGGCCAAAACTCTTTTCTACTCGGGCAGCACTTGTATCTCATTCACCGCCAGCAGTAGCCAAGACAGAAAAGGATGACAGTTCAGTCAATTTAATACGCACGTACCCAGGACAAGTTAAACTAAGGAACCCGGCAACTGTAATGCAGGTAGAACGACGCAATCTTCCGGGGCAAAACGTTGTTCCCAGCGTGCAGTCCAGCCCATCCGTCGTCAGTACGAGTACGTTGAAACGTAAGGTCGATTCGGGCCTCTGTGTGTCGTATGGTATGACGAAGGTTCGGCTGCGTAATTCCGAACCAATTGTGCTCGACAAGTGCACAAAGCTACTGCCATCGAACCCGTCAGCGATCATAAGCCGGCCGCTGACGCCCAGCAGCCAGAACGCACCCAGAATACTGAACGTGTTCTCACTGAACAAAGATGCTGCGAATTGCG AAACAAATTCATCAATTCCACCCGCGAAGGAACCGGATCAACCACAAATCAAAATTGAAGTTGTTGACGATGAAGAAGAACCGGTGgtcccaaacaaacaaatgaaactgCAACCGATCAATGGTGCATTATTGAAGATTGAAACAATCAAGCAAGAGAAAGTACCGACGATAGTCCAACCGAAGGCTTCAAAGGAAATTCCAGCAATTAAGGTAATAAAGATAGCACCTGGAATCGCCTTTCCAACCAAAACAGAACAGACAGAACAAAACAGATTTATACCATTACGCCCTGTTCGTTGCTACAACATGAAAAATCTATCAACCGCTAACACCGGTGAAAAGACGATCAAAATCATACCGTCCCTCGCCGTCAAACAGCCGGTAGATATGGCCGCTTCACCGAAACCAGCCACCTTTGTTGCCACACAGaccaacaaagcaacacccgaacagcaacaaaaaacttcACAGGTTACCCCGGCGAAATATTGCTTCATTAACATGAAAGATCTGCCATCCTCTTCCGCAAGTACCAATGAAAGGACCATTAAAATTATATCGCCTGCCATCAGTCAACAACTGACCGATACAGAGCAACCACCTACATTGAATGCAGCGTCTGCTATCGTATCATCCAGCAGCAAGGTAGTAACGCCCGAGCAGGATGATATTCCACATCGCATCTCCCAATCGGAGCTGATACTATTGCTGCGCGAATTGGAGCTGCCGAAGGAAAAATCGGCCGTTCTGATCGATCGGCTGAAGCGATGGAATTTGCTGGCGGTCGAGATGGTGGGTACGAACCGTGCACGAACAATCGAGCAAACAACAACTCAACCAACTACCGTCACACCGGTATCGCCAACATCatcttcaccaccaccaccaccaccaccaccatcgcagGAACAGGGTCAACTGAAACAGCCAGAAACCGTGGCCCCGCTGGCCAATATGAAGGACATTCTGGTTCACAATACACGAGCAGCAAACAGGCAGTCCGCTCCACCGATAATAATCAGCAATTCCACGCACCGGCCCAAAGTCTCCACCGCAAGCAAACAGGACAACGGAGGTAAACCCAACTCGTCCATGATGGTCTTGGTAAAGGGCGAGCAACGACGGCACACTACTGTAGCTGGAGCGGAAAAGGCAACTATTACCCTACCGCCACGGGGTACCATCACGACTCGCAGTGCAGCGAGTGCACTGGTAAAGCAGAACGTTACCACGCCGAAGGTAAAATGA
- the LOC128301701 gene encoding transitional endoplasmic reticulum ATPase TER94, which yields MADSKNEDLATAILKRKDRPNRLIVDEAGNDDNSVISLSQAKMDELELFRGDTVLLKGKRRKETVCIVLSDENCPDEKIRMNRVVRNNLRVWLGDVVMIQSCPDVKYGKRVHILPIDDTVEGLSGNLFDVYLKPYFLEAYRPIHKDDTFVVRGGMRAVEFKVVAADPEPYCIVAPETVIHCEGNPIKREEEEETLNAVGYDDIGGCRKQLAQIKEMVELPLRHPSLFKAIGVKPPRGILMYGPPGTGKTLIARAVANETGAFFFLINGPEIMSKLAGESESNLRKAFEEAEKNSPAIIFIDEIDAIAPKREKTHGEVERRIVSQLLTLMDGMKKSSHVIVMAATNRPNSIDPALRRFGRFDREIDIGIPDATGRLEVLRIHTKNMKLADDVDLEQIAAESHGHVGADLASLCSEAALQQIREKMDLIDLEDDQIDAEVLNSLAVSMENFRYAMTKSSPSALRETVVEVPNTTWTDIGGLENVKRELQELVQYPVEHPDKFLKFGMQPSRGVLFYGPPGCGKTLLAKAIANECQANFISVKGPELLTMWFGESEANVRDIFDKARSASPCVLFFDELDSIAKSRGGNVGDAGGAADRVINQILTEMDGMGAKKNVFIIGATNRPDIIDPAILRPGRLDQLIYIPLPDEKSREAILRANLRKSPVAEDVDLNYVAKVTQGFSGADLTEICQRACKLAIRQAIEAEIRRERDRAANQNSAMDMDEEDPVPEITRDHFEEAMKFARRSVSDNDIRKYEMFAQTLQQSRGFGTNFRFPSGQGSSSSQGQGSSQPTSNNPGDNGDDDLYS from the exons ATGGCCGACAGCAAGAA CGAGGATTTGGCAACTGCCATTCTGAAGCGCAAGGATCGCCCGAACCGTCTGATCGTTGATGAGGCCGGCAATGATGACAATTCGGTCATTTCGTTGTCACAG gcGAAAATGGACGAACTGGAGCTGTTCCGCGGTGATACCGTACTGCTGAAAGGCAAGCGCCGCAAGGAAACGGTTTGCATTGTCCTGTCGGATGAGAACTGTCCGGATGAGAAAATTCGCATGAACAGAGTAGTGCGCAACAATCTGCGTGTCTGGCTCGGAGACGTAGTGATGATTCAATCCTGCCCGGACGTAAAGTACGGTAAGCGCGTACACATACTGCCCATCGACGATACGGTCGAGGGTCTGTCGGGCAATCTGTTTGACGTGTACCTCAAGCCGTACTTCCTGGAGGCCTACCGACCGATCCACAAGGACGACACTTTCGTCGTTCGTGGTGGCATGCGTGCGGTAGAATTCAAGGTAGTCGCAGCCGATCCGGAACCGTACTGTATCGTTGCCCCGGAGACGGTGATTCACTGCGAAGGAAATCCGATCAAGCgcgaggaggaagaggagacACTGAATGCGGTCGGGTACGATGATATTGGTGGGTGCCGTAAGCAGCTGGCCCAGATCAAAGAGATGGTCGAGCTGCCACTGCGTCATCCGTCCTTGTTCAAGGCGATCGGTGTGAAGCCACCGCGCGGTATTCTCATGTACGGTCCACCCGGCACGGGTAAAACACTGATCGCACGTGCCGTTGCGAACGAAACCGGCGCTTTCTTCTTCCTTATCAATGGGCCGGAAATTATGTCCAAGTTGGCGGGCGAGTCCGAATCGAACCTGCGCAAAGCGTTCGAAGAGGCGGAAAAGAATTCACCGGCAATTATTTTCATCGACGAGATTGATGCCATCGCACCGAAGCGTGAGAAGACGCACGGTGAGGTGGAACGGCGCATCGTGTCACAGCTGCTTACGCTGATGGATGGCATGAAGAAAAGCTCGCACGTGATTGTGATGGCAGCAACGAATCGTCCCAACTCGATCGATCCTGCACTGCGTCGCTTCGGTCGTTTCGATCGTGAGATTGATATCGGTATCCCGGACGCTACTGGCCGGTTAGAAGTGCTTCGTATTCACACCAAAAACATGAAGCTAGCGGACGATGTCGATTTGGAGCAGATTGCGGCCGAATCTCACGGCCACGTGGGTGCCGATTTGGCTTCACTGTGTTCCGAGGCGGCCTTGCAGCAAATCCGCGAAAAGATGGATCTGATCGATCTGGAGGACGATCAGATTGACGCGGAGGTACTCAACTCGCTGGCCGTTTCGATGGAAAACTTCCGCTACGCGATGACGAAATCGAGCCCATCCGCGCTGCGCGAGACTGTGGTAGAGGTACCGAACACGACCTGGACCGACATTGGCGGTCTAGAGAATGTGAAGCGCGAGCTACAGGAACTGGTACAGTACCCGGTCGAACATCCGGACAAGTTCCTCAAGTTCGGTATGCAACCTTCGCGCGGTGTCCTGTTCTACGGGCCTCCCGGTTGTGGTAAAACGCTGCTTGCCAAAGCCATCGCCAATGAGTGCCAGGCGAACTTTATCTCTGTCAAGGGCCCGGAGCTGTTGACGATGTGGTTCGGCGAGTCGGAAGCAAACGTGCGCGACATCTTCGATAAGGCACGTTCCGCTTCGCCCTGTGTGCTGTTCTTCGACGAGCTGGACAGTATTGCGAAGTCACGTGGCGGTAATGTGGGCGATGCGGGTGGTGCCGCCGACCGTGTGATCAACCAGATTCTAACCGAAATGGACGGTATGGgagcgaagaaaaatgtgttcaTTATCGGCGCCACCAACCGACCGGACATCATCGATCCGGCTATTCTACGCCCGGGCCGTCTGGACCAGCTGATCTACATTCCGCTGCCCGATGAAAAGTCACGCGAAGCTATTCTGCGTGCGAATCTGCGCAAGAGCCCGGTAGCGGAAGATGTGGATCTAAACTACGTGGCTAAGGTAACGCAAGGTTTCTCGGGTGCGGATCTGACGGAAATTTGCCAGCGTGCCTGTAAGCTGGCCATCCGTCAGGCGATCGAGGCGGAAATACGGCGGGAGCGAGACCGTGCCGCAAACCAAAATTCGGCTATGGAT ATGGATGAAGAAGATCCGGTGCCGGAAATAACGCGTGATCACTTCGAGGAAGCGATGAAGTTTGCCCGCCGTTCGGTATCCGATAACGATATACGGAAGTACGAAATGTTCGCCCAAACGCTGCAGCAATCTCGTGGCTTCGGGACCAATTTCCG ATTCCCCTCGGGACAGGGCAGTTCAAGTTCGCAGGGCCAGGGTTCGTCACAACCGACGAGCAATAATCCCGGCGATAACGGTGATGACGATCTCTACAGCTAG
- the LOC128303922 gene encoding pleiotropic regulator 1 isoform X2, with protein MEEVQRHSVHTLVFRSLKRTHDFFVANQSLLPEIDEDMEKHKFNIKARDTYGLVFDRAAKAKALAAKRGDILAITAGEQEGIVPDGTNAQTALVPASAPVSQNTTNTVQILPKKAPTIPKPKWHAPWKLCRVISGHLGWVRCVAVEPGNEWFATGAADRVIKIWDLASGKLKLSLTGHVSTVRALAVSPRHPYLFSCGEDRQVKCWDLEYNKVIRHYHGHLSAVYTMSLHPTIDVLVTAGRDSTARVWDMRTKANIHTLTGHTNTVASVVTQAANPQIITGSHDSTVRLWDLAAGKSMCTLTNHKKSVRAIVLHPSLYMFASASPDNIKQWRCPEGNFIQNLSGHNSIVNCMAVNPEGVLVSGGDNGTMFFWDWRTGYNFQRFQAAVQPGSMDSEAGIFSMTFDQSGSRLITTEADKTIKIYKEDDEATEESHPINWRPEIIKRRKY; from the exons ATGGAGGAAGTTCAGCGTCATTCGGTGCACACACTGGTGTTCCGTTCGTTAAAACGTACCCATGATTTCTTCGTTGCGAATCAATCCTTGCTACCGGAGATTGATGAAGACAT ggaaaagcataaatttaACATTAAAGCCCGGGATACGTATGGTTTGGTGTTTGATCGCGCTGCCAAAGCAAAAGCATTAGCGGCCAAGCGAGGCGACA TTCTGGCAATAACGGCCGGTGAACAGGAAGGAATAGTGCCGGATGGAACCAATGCTCAGACAGCACTAGTACCGGCATCAGCACCGGTGTCGCAGAATACCACCAACACCGTGCAGATACTACCGAAAAAAGCACCTACCATTCCCAAACCCAAATGGCACGCTCCTTGGAAGCTTTGTCGTGTCATTTCAGGTCATCTCGGCTGGGTACGATGCGTTGCGGTTGAACCAGGCAACGAATGGTTTGCAACCGGCGCTGCCGATCGCGTAATTAAAATTTGGGATCTAGCCAGTGGGAAACTAAAACTCTCTCTCACGGGACACGTCAGCACAGTACGGGCACTGGCCGTAAGCCCGCGCCACCCGTACCTCTTCAGTTGCGGTGAGGACAGGCAGGTAAAGTGTTGGGATTTGGAGTACAACAAAGTTATACGACACTACCATGGGCACTTGTCGGCGGTGTATACGATGTCACTGCATCCCACGATCGATGTGCTTGTAACGGCTGGTCGTGATTCGACGGCACGCGTATGGGATATGCGTACTAAAGCTAACATTCACACTCTGACCGGACACACGAACACGGTCGCGAGTGTGGTCACACAGGCTGCCAATCCGCAGATTATTACCGGCAGCCATGACTCGACCGTAAGACTGTGGGATCTGGCCGCTGGAAAGAGTATGTGCACGCTGACAAACCACAAGAAAAGTGTGCGTGCAATCGTACTGCATCCGTCGCTGTACATGTTTGCTTCGGCCTCGCCGGATAACATAAAACAGTGGCGCTGTCCGGAAGGAAACTTCATACAGAATCTCAGCGGACACAACTCGATCGTAAACTGTATGGCCGTGAATCCGGAAGGCGTGCTAGTGTCCGGTGGAGATAATGGAACGATGTTCTTCTGGGACTGGCGCACCGGATACAATTTCCAGCGCTTCCAAGCCGCAGTACAGCCCGGTTCGATGGACAGTGAAGCGGGCATTTTCTCCATGACGTTTGATCAGTCTGGTTCGCGATTGATCACTACCGAGGCGGACAAAACGATCAAGATTTACAAGGAAGATGATGAAGCGACGGAAGAATCGCATCCTATCAATTGGCGTCCGGAGATTATTAAGCGTAGGAAGTACTAA
- the LOC128303922 gene encoding pleiotropic regulator 1 isoform X1, whose amino-acid sequence MEEVQRHSVHTLVFRSLKRTHDFFVANQSLLPEIDEDMEKHKFNIKARDTYGLVFDRAAKAKALAAKRGDSERNDGQNGLKDGVLAITAGEQEGIVPDGTNAQTALVPASAPVSQNTTNTVQILPKKAPTIPKPKWHAPWKLCRVISGHLGWVRCVAVEPGNEWFATGAADRVIKIWDLASGKLKLSLTGHVSTVRALAVSPRHPYLFSCGEDRQVKCWDLEYNKVIRHYHGHLSAVYTMSLHPTIDVLVTAGRDSTARVWDMRTKANIHTLTGHTNTVASVVTQAANPQIITGSHDSTVRLWDLAAGKSMCTLTNHKKSVRAIVLHPSLYMFASASPDNIKQWRCPEGNFIQNLSGHNSIVNCMAVNPEGVLVSGGDNGTMFFWDWRTGYNFQRFQAAVQPGSMDSEAGIFSMTFDQSGSRLITTEADKTIKIYKEDDEATEESHPINWRPEIIKRRKY is encoded by the exons ATGGAGGAAGTTCAGCGTCATTCGGTGCACACACTGGTGTTCCGTTCGTTAAAACGTACCCATGATTTCTTCGTTGCGAATCAATCCTTGCTACCGGAGATTGATGAAGACAT ggaaaagcataaatttaACATTAAAGCCCGGGATACGTATGGTTTGGTGTTTGATCGCGCTGCCAAAGCAAAAGCATTAGCGGCCAAGCGAGGCGACAGTGAGCGAAATGATGGACAGAATGGCCTCAAGGATGGTG TTCTGGCAATAACGGCCGGTGAACAGGAAGGAATAGTGCCGGATGGAACCAATGCTCAGACAGCACTAGTACCGGCATCAGCACCGGTGTCGCAGAATACCACCAACACCGTGCAGATACTACCGAAAAAAGCACCTACCATTCCCAAACCCAAATGGCACGCTCCTTGGAAGCTTTGTCGTGTCATTTCAGGTCATCTCGGCTGGGTACGATGCGTTGCGGTTGAACCAGGCAACGAATGGTTTGCAACCGGCGCTGCCGATCGCGTAATTAAAATTTGGGATCTAGCCAGTGGGAAACTAAAACTCTCTCTCACGGGACACGTCAGCACAGTACGGGCACTGGCCGTAAGCCCGCGCCACCCGTACCTCTTCAGTTGCGGTGAGGACAGGCAGGTAAAGTGTTGGGATTTGGAGTACAACAAAGTTATACGACACTACCATGGGCACTTGTCGGCGGTGTATACGATGTCACTGCATCCCACGATCGATGTGCTTGTAACGGCTGGTCGTGATTCGACGGCACGCGTATGGGATATGCGTACTAAAGCTAACATTCACACTCTGACCGGACACACGAACACGGTCGCGAGTGTGGTCACACAGGCTGCCAATCCGCAGATTATTACCGGCAGCCATGACTCGACCGTAAGACTGTGGGATCTGGCCGCTGGAAAGAGTATGTGCACGCTGACAAACCACAAGAAAAGTGTGCGTGCAATCGTACTGCATCCGTCGCTGTACATGTTTGCTTCGGCCTCGCCGGATAACATAAAACAGTGGCGCTGTCCGGAAGGAAACTTCATACAGAATCTCAGCGGACACAACTCGATCGTAAACTGTATGGCCGTGAATCCGGAAGGCGTGCTAGTGTCCGGTGGAGATAATGGAACGATGTTCTTCTGGGACTGGCGCACCGGATACAATTTCCAGCGCTTCCAAGCCGCAGTACAGCCCGGTTCGATGGACAGTGAAGCGGGCATTTTCTCCATGACGTTTGATCAGTCTGGTTCGCGATTGATCACTACCGAGGCGGACAAAACGATCAAGATTTACAAGGAAGATGATGAAGCGACGGAAGAATCGCATCCTATCAATTGGCGTCCGGAGATTATTAAGCGTAGGAAGTACTAA
- the LOC128302365 gene encoding gamma-soluble NSF attachment protein-like, translating into MSSKIEEAQEHIRQAEKCLKTSLLKWRPDYDNAAEEYNKAATCFRNAKSLDQCRDCLMKSSDCHRQNRALFHAAKCLDQAILICKEMNNLGDIRKLAERSCNLYQQHGSPESGATVLDKAAKILEQTHPEDALQLYKEAVDVVTIEDSTRQGAEYASKVARIMVKLGMYDQAADAIRREIGLHQQVGSDGAIGRLAVALVLVQLARGDYVAAEKAFKEWGNCCDAAEVQTLESLLQAYDDEDPELAQRALSSPFIRHMDVEYARLARDLPLPKGVSIAPKANVIENAAASYVSPNSGASGDTTAKPSAGPAGDDEDEGGLC; encoded by the exons atgtcgagcaaaattgaagAAGCTCAGGAACATATCCGACAAGCTGAAAAATG CTTGAAGACATCGCTGCTGAAATGGAGACCAGATTACGATAATGCAGCTGAAGAATACAACAAAGCAG CCACCTGCTTTCGGAACGCAAAGTCGTTGGACCAGTGCCGTGACTGCTTGATGAAATCTTCCGACTGTCATCGCCAGAATCGTGCCCTGTTCCACGCAGCCAAGTGTCTCGATCAAGCTATACTGATATGCAAAGAAATGAATAACCTCGGTGATATACGTAAGCTGGCCGAGCGGTCGTGCAATCTCTACCAGCAACACGGTTCGCCGGAATCGGGTGCGACTGTATTGGACAAGGCGGCAAAGATACTGGAACAAACGCACCCGGAGGATGCGCTACAGCTGTATAAGGAAGCAGTCGACGTTGTTACG ATTGAAGACTCGACCCGCCAGGGCGCAGAGTATGCTAGCAAAGTGGCACGAATTATGGTTAAGCTCGGTATGTACGATCAGGCCGCCGATGCTATTAGGCGAGAGATCGGACTGCATCAGCAGGTCGGATCGGATGGTGCCATCGGGCGGCTAGCCGTGGCATTGGTGTTGGTACAGCTTGCCCGTGGGGATTATGTTGCAGCTGAGAAGGCCTTTAAGGAATGGGGTAACTGTTGCGATGCTGCGGAAGTGCAAACCTTGGAATCGTTGCTGCAG GCGTATGATGATGAGGATCCAGAACTAGCGCAACGAGCGCTCTCCTCGCCTTTCATCAGGCACATGGATGTAGAGTATGCAAGATTGGCCCGCGATTTACCGCTTCCCAAGGGTGTTTCAATCGCTCCGAAAGCGAATGTCATCGAAAATGCGGCGGCCTCTTATGTCTCCCCTAACAGTGGTGCGTCGGGCGAT ACTACCGCCAAACCATCGGCTGGTCCGGCTGGTGATGATGAGGACGAGGGTGGCCTGTGTTAG